From a region of the Leptidea sinapis chromosome 6, ilLepSina1.1, whole genome shotgun sequence genome:
- the LOC126965025 gene encoding RNA-splicing ligase RtcB homolog — protein sequence MVVRQYNEELKYLEKINPHCWRIKKGFQPNMNVEGVFYVNNTLEKLMLDELRNSCRPGMTGGFLPGVKQIANVAALPGIVGRSVGLPDVHSGYGFAIGNMAAFDISNPKSIVSPGGVGFDINCGVRLLRTNLHEKDILPVKEQLAQSLFDHIPVGVGSKGIIPMNARDLEEALEMGMDWSLREGYVWAEDKEHCEEYGRMLNADPSKVSLRAKKRGLPQLGTLGAGNHYAEIQVVDEIYDKFAAGKMGLERVGQVCVMIHSGSRGFGHQVATDALVQMEKAMKRDQIDVNDRQLACARINSTEGQDYLKAMAAAANFAWVNRSSMTFLTRQAFAKQFQMAPDDLDMHVIYDVSHNIAKIEEHVVDGKVKKLLVHRKGSTRAFPPHHPLIPVDYQLTGQPVLIGGSMGTCSYVLTGTHQGMTETFGSTCHGAGRALSRAKSRRNIDYKDVLNKLETMGISIRVASPKLVMEEAPESYKNVTDVVNTCHAAGISKKTIKLRPIAVIKG from the exons ATGGTTGTAAGGCAGTATAACGAGGAACTTAAATATCTTGAAAAAATTAACCCTCATTGCTGGAGAATCAAAAAAGGTTTTCAACCAAATATGAACGTTGAAGgtgtattttatgtaaataatacttTGGAAAAACTCATGTTGGATGAGTTGAGGAATTCATGTCGACCAGGAATGACTGGAGGCTTTCTCCCAGGTGTGAAACAGATAGCAAATGTAGCTGCCTTGCCTGGTATTGTTGGACGGTCCGTTGGCTTGCCAGATGTTCACTCCGGTTATGGTTTTGCTATCg GGAACATGGCTGCATTTGatatttctaatccaaaatCGATAGTCTCGCCAGGTGGAGTTGGTTTTGATATTAATTGTGGGGTGAGACTTTTGCGAACAAATCTTCATGAAAAAGACATACTCCCAGTAAAG GAACAACTAGCTCAAAGTTTATTTGATCACATACCAGTGGGTGTTGGTTCAAAAGGCATAATACCAATGAATGCCAGAGATTTAGAAGAGGCATTGGAAATGGGAATGGATTGGTCACTAAGAGAAGGGTATGTGTGGGCTGAAGATAAAGAGCACTGTGAGGAGTATGGTAGGATGCTTAATGCAGACCCATCCAAAGTTAGTCTTAGAGCAAAGAAAAGGGGACTGCCACAGTTGGGAACACTAGGTGCTGGGAACCATTATGCAGAGATACAAGTAGTGGATGAGATATATGATAAATTTGCTGCTGGAAAGATGGGTCTGGAAAGGGTTGGTCAAGTTTGTGTTATGATTCACTCAGGAAGTAGAGGTTTTGGTCATCAAGTAGCTACAGATGCATTAGTGCAGATGGAGAAAGCAATGAAGAGGGATCAGATTGATGTGAATGATCGCCAGTTAGCGTGTGCAAGAATAAATTCAACAGAAGgtcaagattatttaaaagctATGGCTGCAGCTGCAAACTTTGCTTGGGTCAATCGTAGTTCTATGACTTTCTTAACAAGACAAGCATTTGCGAAGCAGTTCCAAATGGCTCCAGATGACTTAGATATGCATGTTATCTATGATGTTTCACATAATATAGCAAAAATAGAGGAACATGTTGTTGATGGAAAGGTTAAAAAATTACTTGTTCACCGAAAG gGTTCAACACGGGCCTTCCCTCCCCACCATCCATTAATACCAGTTGACTATCAACTAACAGGACAGCCAGTACTAATTGGGGGGTCCATGGGAACATGTAGTTATGTTCTTACTGGAACTCATCAAGGAATGACTGAGACATTTGGTTCAACTTGCCATGGTGCT gGTCGTGCATTATCCCGTGCAAAGTCTCGACGCAACATTGACTACAAAGATGTTCTCAACAAACTCGAAACAATGGGAATTTCTATTAGGGTTGCATCACCTAAACTAGTAATGGAAGAAGCTCCCGAGTCTTATAAAAATGTCACCGATGTTGTAAACACCTGTCATGCAGCAGGAATTAGTAAGAAGACAATAAAGTTAAGACCTATTGCTGTCATTAAAGGTTAA